In Paenibacillus sp. BIC5C1, a genomic segment contains:
- a CDS encoding helix-turn-helix domain-containing protein produces the protein MDEARSLYIDFEREAEFACPHCGTANKVYDTEKKLWRHLDFWNWKTYFHARAPRTDCTNCNIVTLVPIQWARLQFHFTLLFGAWAMRLMAERPFNAAARELREHDTRMWRIFHYYVNQAMAELNLTQVTWIAVNETLSRCGHRYITLFVDVNTKIVLFATA, from the coding sequence CTGGATGAAGCCCGGTCCTTATATATCGACTTTGAACGCGAAGCAGAGTTCGCCTGCCCGCATTGCGGAACAGCAAACAAGGTATACGACACTGAAAAGAAACTGTGGAGGCATCTGGATTTCTGGAACTGGAAAACCTACTTCCATGCTCGAGCTCCTCGAACGGACTGCACTAACTGCAATATAGTGACGTTGGTTCCCATACAATGGGCTCGTCTACAATTTCATTTCACCTTACTATTTGGCGCTTGGGCCATGCGCTTAATGGCCGAGAGGCCTTTCAACGCTGCGGCTCGTGAGTTACGTGAGCATGATACACGGATGTGGCGGATCTTCCATTATTATGTGAACCAGGCTATGGCTGAATTGAATCTAACCCAGGTTACATGGATTGCTGTAAATGAAACCTTGTCACGCTGCGGACATCGTTACATTACGTTGTTTGTGGATGTCAATACTAAGATTGTCCTGTTTGCCACCGCGTGA
- a CDS encoding transposase, which yields MICPLLLFGGAIPKVKTTFDKLQVMKMVNEAIDDVRKAEQKEAPQLKRTRYLWVKIENKLTAEQQKEFQTLKDSHLKTGRAYSLKLAKQEV from the coding sequence GTGATATGTCCGTTGCTTTTATTCGGAGGAGCAATTCCAAAGGTAAAGACTACCTTTGATAAGTTGCAAGTCATGAAAATGGTGAATGAAGCGATTGATGATGTACGTAAAGCAGAGCAAAAAGAAGCTCCACAGTTAAAGCGAACGAGATATCTATGGGTAAAAATTGAAAATAAGCTGACAGCGGAGCAGCAAAAAGAATTCCAAACCTTGAAGGACAGCCATCTGAAGACTGGAAGAGCCTACAGTCTTAAATTAGCTAAGCAAGAGGTATGA
- a CDS encoding helix-turn-helix transcriptional regulator, which yields MNEDREVLKLVGARIRALRKERGYSQESLGEKGGFHFSYIGQIERGEKNVSLVNLAKIAESLEVNLIQLFAYVEEEFEVTEDEKQIKEIVQLLRDSNSEHIRTAKNVIKGILM from the coding sequence ATGAACGAGGACAGAGAAGTTTTGAAGCTGGTCGGAGCCAGGATTCGCGCACTACGCAAAGAAAGAGGGTATTCACAGGAATCCCTCGGAGAAAAAGGTGGATTTCATTTTTCATACATAGGACAGATTGAACGTGGAGAAAAGAATGTTTCTTTGGTGAACTTGGCGAAGATCGCTGAGTCACTGGAAGTGAACTTAATTCAATTATTTGCGTATGTAGAGGAAGAGTTTGAAGTAACTGAAGATGAGAAGCAAATCAAGGAAATTGTACAACTACTAAGAGACTCTAATTCAGAACATATACGAACCGCCAAAAATGTTATAAAAGGAATATTGATGTAA
- a CDS encoding transposase: protein MCKIYYINKKGRPFLAICCVHFPENISQKVRVTDRAEICGDFKSVYCAEDEEAARTTLAIFFDKWK from the coding sequence GTGTGCAAAATATATTATATAAATAAAAAAGGAAGGCCCTTTTTAGCAATCTGTTGTGTTCATTTTCCAGAAAATATCTCACAAAAAGTTCGCGTGACGGATCGAGCAGAGATCTGTGGAGACTTCAAATCCGTGTATTGCGCTGAGGATGAAGAAGCAGCTAGAACCACCCTCGCGATCTTCTTTGACAAATGGAAATGA
- a CDS encoding DUF6079 family protein produces MIKYSDLVQFEPIESVIQLIDANDSDRAFHLLDTYVISDRMAEQLNELIINQLQFERAADNKGLLIVGNYGTGKSHLMSVISTIAEYEGASNHIQNNSVAEKAREVQGKFKVIRLEIGSVGTSLRDILCNSIEDGLQSMGVEYTFPQFNQITNNKDALEEMMGLFNEKYPNQGLLVIVDELLDYLRGRREQELTLDLGFLREIGEVCSKTRLRFIAGIQEMLFNNPRFSYVSEPLQRVKERFEQVRIIREDIAHVVSQRLLKKSDEQKAIIRKHLSKFTTLYHRLSEDMETFVDLFPIHPSYLTAFEKVNNIEKRVALKTISIEMNRIINNELSEEEPGLISYDSYWRFIEEDPSYKAIPEVAEVLDKAKILKDRVQNAYTKRIYKPMALRIVNALAVYRLSTADIYHNVGLTAEELRDDLFLDLSGNNNMLLEEEDPADFLKSTIDVATKEIQKTVSFQYISTNDSNGQYYLDLKKDIDIDSLITQRAETIEEDKLDRYYFHILQKVITLDDNTYVSGYKIWRHDLPWDSHRVRRHGYLFFGAPNERSTAQPERDFYIYMLRPYLKTTFKDEHRADEIFFELNRADGRFEQLLKLYAAADDLKTDATSATKSLYQRKLDSYFKELSKWLNESFVHSFDITYKGKKQTVLEFGLFLPTNETIREIMDIVSEGLLTDWFEEKYEGYPVFRDIKDGYLSKANMETYVKDALQCFVGRETRQGLAILNGLVLLDNMNKVTTKNSGYAKWINSLLDSKGHGQVLNYQELIETKIVNKVPDIQYTNKFKLEPELLIVLMGAMISTGDIEVTIENKIYNASNLHEYVQLPLTKLTYFSNVKKPTDIPYQELNALLDLLNISLPNYEEENLKHAIVKLAEKVNDHINDIFLVMQYVKEGFPMWDGTLLTNAERQEYLTSLNLFKEFCETIKRYNTPAKMRNYKSSVEVIQRQEEALKQLDYFKDLHQSLEESKVLASYIQLAQSTIGLQSDWSNRATHALDELSYALKGQKNHTAELQSLVALKHEYIKLYMEKHDFSRLNATENNMKKQLLASSELKALKELGRYISILPMEQIQSWERSLGSLKECYAVTSETLQHSPLCNNCKYRLSELKMSEKAMLKTLEAQLPDIYESWIDTVLTSLNDASVKENIELLQPEQKGIVKEFIATKQLSVPLDIRLAQAINDLLKGFNKVEISMADLEQMMANGSPLTVEELRNRFEQLLKQTVGMGPTNQIRITLTKE; encoded by the coding sequence ATGATTAAATATAGTGATTTAGTTCAATTTGAACCGATTGAATCGGTCATCCAATTAATCGATGCAAATGATTCAGATCGAGCATTTCATTTACTGGATACTTATGTTATTTCTGACCGTATGGCAGAGCAATTAAACGAACTTATTATTAATCAATTACAGTTTGAACGGGCTGCTGACAATAAAGGCCTTCTAATCGTGGGGAACTACGGTACAGGTAAATCGCATTTGATGAGTGTAATCTCAACGATTGCTGAGTATGAGGGTGCTAGTAATCATATTCAAAATAATAGTGTTGCTGAAAAAGCTAGGGAAGTCCAAGGTAAGTTTAAAGTTATACGATTAGAAATAGGTAGTGTAGGAACCTCATTACGTGATATTTTATGTAACTCTATAGAAGATGGGCTACAAAGTATGGGAGTAGAATACACGTTCCCTCAATTCAATCAGATTACAAACAATAAAGATGCACTTGAAGAAATGATGGGATTATTTAATGAAAAGTACCCAAATCAAGGACTATTAGTTATAGTTGATGAGTTACTAGATTACTTACGAGGACGAAGAGAACAAGAACTAACATTAGATTTAGGGTTTTTACGTGAAATAGGAGAAGTATGTAGTAAAACAAGACTTCGGTTTATTGCAGGTATTCAAGAAATGTTGTTTAATAATCCTCGCTTCAGTTATGTGTCAGAGCCTTTACAGCGAGTCAAAGAACGCTTTGAACAAGTACGTATCATAAGAGAAGACATTGCACATGTAGTATCCCAGCGATTACTTAAAAAGAGTGATGAACAAAAAGCTATTATTAGAAAACATTTATCAAAATTCACTACTCTATACCATCGATTAAGCGAGGATATGGAAACATTTGTTGATTTGTTTCCGATTCACCCAAGCTATTTAACAGCGTTTGAGAAAGTTAATAACATCGAAAAACGAGTGGCACTTAAAACAATAAGTATTGAAATGAACCGTATTATTAATAACGAACTCTCTGAAGAAGAGCCTGGTTTAATATCGTATGATAGCTATTGGCGCTTTATTGAGGAAGACCCATCTTACAAAGCTATTCCAGAGGTTGCAGAGGTTCTTGATAAGGCAAAAATTCTGAAAGATCGTGTCCAAAATGCTTATACTAAACGAATATATAAACCAATGGCACTACGAATAGTGAATGCATTGGCAGTATACCGTTTATCTACTGCTGACATATATCACAATGTAGGATTGACAGCAGAAGAATTGCGTGATGACTTATTTTTAGATCTTTCTGGAAACAATAACATGTTACTAGAGGAAGAAGACCCAGCTGACTTCTTAAAATCAACAATCGATGTTGCAACAAAAGAGATTCAAAAGACAGTTAGCTTTCAATATATTTCAACAAATGATTCTAATGGCCAGTATTATTTGGATCTAAAAAAAGATATTGATATTGATAGCCTGATTACTCAACGAGCGGAGACAATAGAAGAAGATAAGCTAGACCGTTATTATTTTCACATCTTACAGAAGGTAATTACACTAGATGACAATACGTATGTGTCAGGATATAAAATTTGGCGTCATGATTTACCATGGGATTCACATCGTGTTAGACGACATGGTTATCTTTTCTTTGGTGCGCCTAATGAACGTTCGACCGCACAACCGGAGCGCGACTTTTATATTTATATGCTACGACCGTATCTTAAGACAACGTTTAAAGATGAACATAGAGCGGATGAAATTTTCTTTGAGTTAAATCGAGCTGATGGGCGTTTCGAGCAATTACTGAAGCTGTATGCTGCTGCAGATGATCTCAAAACAGATGCCACCTCAGCTACGAAAAGTTTATATCAACGGAAATTGGATAGTTATTTTAAGGAATTAAGTAAATGGTTAAATGAGAGTTTTGTGCATTCTTTCGATATCACGTATAAAGGCAAAAAACAAACTGTCTTAGAATTCGGTTTGTTCCTTCCAACTAACGAAACCATCCGGGAGATCATGGATATTGTCTCAGAAGGCTTATTAACCGATTGGTTTGAAGAGAAATATGAAGGATACCCTGTATTTAGGGATATTAAGGATGGATATTTATCTAAAGCTAATATGGAGACATATGTAAAAGATGCTCTGCAGTGTTTTGTTGGCCGAGAGACAAGACAAGGATTGGCTATTTTAAATGGATTAGTCCTACTAGATAATATGAATAAAGTGACAACAAAAAATTCGGGGTATGCCAAATGGATTAACAGTTTACTTGATAGTAAAGGTCATGGGCAAGTATTAAACTACCAAGAATTGATTGAAACAAAAATCGTGAATAAAGTTCCAGACATTCAATATACTAATAAATTTAAACTTGAGCCTGAATTATTAATTGTTTTAATGGGAGCAATGATCAGTACTGGAGACATTGAAGTTACCATTGAAAATAAGATATATAACGCATCAAACTTACATGAATATGTTCAACTTCCACTAACTAAACTAACTTACTTCAGCAATGTAAAAAAACCGACGGATATACCATATCAAGAGCTTAATGCTCTTCTTGATTTATTGAATATTTCTCTTCCGAATTATGAAGAGGAAAATTTAAAACATGCCATTGTTAAATTAGCAGAAAAAGTAAACGATCACATTAATGATATCTTTCTTGTAATGCAATATGTGAAGGAAGGTTTCCCTATGTGGGATGGCACATTGCTAACAAATGCTGAACGCCAAGAGTATCTAACGTCTTTAAATTTGTTTAAAGAATTCTGTGAGACAATTAAGCGTTACAATACACCAGCTAAAATGCGGAATTATAAAAGTTCCGTTGAAGTGATTCAGCGACAAGAAGAAGCCTTGAAGCAACTAGACTATTTTAAAGATCTTCATCAATCTCTGGAAGAATCTAAGGTATTAGCGAGTTATATACAATTGGCTCAATCCACGATAGGACTTCAATCAGATTGGTCTAACAGAGCAACACATGCTTTAGATGAACTATCGTATGCACTAAAAGGTCAAAAAAATCATACAGCAGAGCTACAATCACTGGTAGCATTAAAGCACGAATATATCAAGTTATATATGGAAAAGCATGATTTTTCTCGATTGAATGCTACTGAGAATAACATGAAGAAACAACTGTTAGCATCTTCTGAGTTAAAAGCGTTAAAGGAGCTTGGTCGATACATTTCCATCTTACCGATGGAGCAAATCCAGAGTTGGGAAAGATCTTTAGGTAGCTTAAAGGAATGTTATGCTGTTACATCTGAAACACTGCAACATTCACCTTTATGTAATAATTGTAAGTACCGATTGTCTGAACTAAAAATGAGTGAAAAAGCTATGTTGAAAACACTAGAAGCACAACTGCCAGATATATATGAAAGCTGGATAGATACAGTTTTGACAAGCTTAAATGACGCATCGGTTAAAGAAAACATTGAGCTATTACAGCCTGAGCAAAAAGGGATAGTGAAAGAGTTCATAGCAACAAAACAATTATCTGTACCGTTAGATATTCGATTGGCACAGGCTATCAATGACTTGCTGAAAGGATTTAATAAAGTAGAAATTTCTATGGCAGATCTGGAGCAAATGATGGCTAATGGTAGTCCTTTAACGGTAGAGGAACTTCGCAATAGATTTGAACAACTTTTAAAACAAACAGTAGGCATGGGACCTACAAATCAAATACGTATCACTTTAACTAAGGAATAA
- a CDS encoding WXG100 family type VII secretion target codes for MSTIKVTPEELLHVYKQIEQGRQQLEGIRNDLTARIGFIQSRWVGATQERFFYDFQQSRSVLDRALESMVKSSQDLRAIDERFQQATRNK; via the coding sequence ATGAGTACAATTAAAGTAACACCGGAGGAGCTGCTGCATGTATATAAACAGATTGAGCAGGGCAGGCAGCAGTTGGAAGGTATACGTAATGACCTGACTGCACGGATCGGATTCATCCAGTCTCGGTGGGTGGGAGCAACGCAAGAACGATTTTTCTATGATTTTCAGCAGTCACGTTCTGTACTGGATCGAGCACTGGAAAGTATGGTGAAGTCATCCCAGGATCTGAGGGCAATAGATGAGAGATTTCAGCAAGCGACGAGGAACAAGTGA
- the brxF gene encoding BREX-3 system P-loop-containing protein BrxF: protein MNNRHMELLKSEVPLLQNQYHRLLFISESKFGNTLKHYSEETGFPYININLYLSEKLKGVPFKKRSYKAITFINDLVRNENEILCIDYFEIMFDSSLQLKVFDILKNISRNKTLLVCWRGAVEQGFLVHAVPGHSEYKREIIADFKLIY from the coding sequence TTGAACAATCGTCACATGGAACTATTGAAATCTGAAGTGCCTTTACTTCAAAATCAATATCACAGACTTCTTTTTATTTCCGAATCCAAATTTGGAAATACACTTAAACATTATAGCGAGGAAACTGGGTTTCCTTATATTAATATAAATCTATATTTAAGTGAAAAGTTAAAGGGAGTTCCATTTAAAAAAAGGTCTTATAAGGCGATAACCTTTATAAATGATCTAGTTAGAAATGAAAATGAAATTTTATGTATAGACTATTTTGAAATAATGTTCGATAGCTCCCTACAATTAAAAGTATTTGATATATTAAAAAATATAAGTCGCAATAAGACGTTGCTTGTCTGTTGGAGAGGAGCTGTAGAGCAAGGGTTTTTAGTTCATGCAGTACCGGGTCATTCCGAGTACAAGAGAGAAATAATAGCTGATTTTAAACTAATTTATTGA
- a CDS encoding DUF3427 domain-containing protein, translating to MKQGIYEQLINTITRQEISALDPDVYNIGTEKLDAEEARKLLSTYLAAVTRRALKIVREQTEDKTAVLAQIRTCNEIITTLKGTLGEEEYNELQLDEQGEVLTHVYSKLNSIHAVRDTKIVRPDTPISQSSLFTGAKSEPSMLLELQKEIVTADRIDWLVSFIKFSGLRLLLEQLQQFTAGGGKLRIITTTYMEATDLKAITELSKLPNTEIQISYDTKVTRLHAKTYIFHRDTGFTTAYVGSSNLSNPALTSGMEWNLKVTEKDSLDVLRKIAATFESYWNDREFTRYVAEDEGHEAQLKAALNRKKDQSNHFHFDIQPYDYQKEVLEQLDAERTLYGRTRNLIVAATGVGKTVISAFDYKRFRASHAGAKLLFVAHREEILKQSRDTFRYILKDMNFGELHVGNHRAEALGHLFVSIQSLNAMNLTEITSPDYYDYIIVDEFHHAAAPSYQKLLSHYEPKILLGLTATPERMDGKDVTAYFDHTIAAEIRLTDAIDRKLLSPFQYFGVTDTVDLSQVKWSHKGYDLNELEKLYTHNKIRANQIIQSLNKYVTDLDDVKGLGFCVGVDHAMYMAKIFNEVGIPSIALHGGSSEQERHSAKGQLVNGELRMIFVVDLYNEGVDIPEVNTILFLRPTESLTVFLQQLGRGLRMADGKECLTVLDFIGQAHQEYRFQDKFRALIGATKHSISYYVENGFSNLPRGTFIQLEKQAKEYIMRNLKQMSRNRRALIQKLQTFQQDTGLPLTLAHFVEHHGMTLYELYGGRTGRRYFRGMLAEAGLTEPIESEQDEYIRRLPSVLTINSRSWLTFLIDYIEKGKEPTTADEQRMLIMFYYTFHRAAPEKLGLSSIEEGVKRVLSCEAFRAELVDIFKYNLAHLRFVDKSNSFPYTCPLDIHCMYSMDQVLAAFGYWNAQQSPAFREGVKYFADEQTDIFFITLNKSDKDFSPSTLYEDYAINERLFHWQTQSRVSEHTATAQRYIHHRETGNRIALFVREYKEEHGYTSPFVFLGEADYVSHEGNKPMSFVWRLREEMPAKMVAVANKCIV from the coding sequence ATGAAACAAGGCATATATGAACAGCTTATCAACACCATCACCAGGCAGGAGATTTCTGCGCTGGACCCGGATGTGTATAACATTGGGACCGAGAAGCTGGATGCGGAGGAAGCGCGCAAGTTGCTGTCCACGTATTTGGCGGCGGTAACGCGGCGAGCGCTCAAGATTGTACGGGAACAGACGGAAGATAAAACGGCAGTGTTGGCGCAGATCCGAACGTGTAATGAGATTATTACTACCCTGAAAGGCACACTGGGGGAAGAAGAGTATAACGAATTGCAACTGGATGAGCAGGGGGAAGTGTTGACCCATGTGTATTCCAAGTTGAATAGCATTCATGCGGTCCGGGATACCAAAATCGTTCGTCCAGATACGCCGATCTCCCAAAGTTCATTATTCACAGGCGCGAAGTCCGAACCGAGTATGTTACTGGAGCTGCAGAAAGAGATCGTGACCGCCGATCGGATCGATTGGCTGGTGTCATTTATCAAATTCAGCGGACTTCGCCTGCTTCTGGAACAGCTTCAACAATTCACAGCCGGCGGCGGGAAGCTGCGGATCATCACGACCACCTATATGGAAGCAACCGACCTCAAGGCTATTACTGAACTTAGCAAATTACCTAACACAGAGATTCAGATTTCGTATGATACCAAAGTGACACGGCTGCACGCCAAAACGTACATTTTCCACCGCGATACTGGATTCACCACGGCCTATGTCGGCTCCTCCAACCTGTCCAACCCGGCGCTGACCAGTGGTATGGAGTGGAACCTCAAGGTGACGGAGAAGGATTCACTCGACGTGCTGCGCAAGATTGCAGCGACCTTCGAAAGCTACTGGAATGACCGTGAATTCACGCGATATGTGGCTGAGGATGAAGGACATGAGGCACAGTTGAAGGCGGCTCTGAATCGCAAAAAAGATCAGTCCAACCACTTCCACTTCGATATCCAGCCTTACGATTATCAAAAGGAAGTGCTGGAACAGCTGGACGCCGAGCGTACGCTGTACGGACGAACTCGCAACCTGATCGTCGCCGCCACAGGCGTTGGCAAAACGGTCATCTCAGCCTTCGACTATAAGAGATTCCGTGCGAGCCATGCGGGAGCCAAGCTGCTTTTTGTCGCCCATCGGGAAGAAATCTTGAAGCAAAGCCGGGACACGTTCCGGTATATCCTGAAGGATATGAACTTTGGTGAGCTGCATGTCGGGAATCACCGAGCGGAGGCGCTGGGCCACCTGTTTGTTAGCATTCAGAGCCTTAACGCTATGAATCTAACCGAGATCACCAGCCCAGACTATTACGATTACATCATTGTGGATGAATTCCACCATGCCGCAGCGCCTTCGTACCAGAAGTTGTTGTCCCACTACGAACCGAAGATTTTGCTAGGACTTACTGCAACACCGGAACGGATGGATGGCAAAGACGTTACCGCCTACTTCGATCATACGATTGCTGCCGAGATCCGTCTAACCGATGCCATTGACCGGAAGCTGCTGAGTCCTTTTCAATATTTTGGCGTCACTGATACTGTCGATCTATCTCAGGTGAAGTGGTCGCATAAAGGCTACGATCTGAACGAACTGGAAAAGCTCTACACTCATAACAAAATCCGTGCCAACCAGATCATCCAAAGTCTGAACAAATACGTAACCGATCTGGACGATGTGAAGGGGCTTGGGTTCTGCGTAGGGGTGGATCATGCGATGTATATGGCAAAAATATTTAACGAAGTCGGCATTCCATCCATAGCCCTGCATGGTGGGTCGAGCGAACAGGAACGTCATTCTGCTAAAGGACAGCTGGTGAACGGGGAACTGCGCATGATCTTCGTCGTGGACTTGTACAATGAGGGCGTGGATATACCTGAGGTGAACACCATCCTGTTCCTGCGTCCTACCGAGAGTCTGACCGTATTCCTGCAACAGTTGGGACGTGGACTACGGATGGCGGATGGCAAAGAGTGCCTGACCGTGCTCGACTTCATCGGACAAGCGCATCAGGAGTATAGGTTCCAGGATAAGTTCCGTGCTCTGATCGGCGCCACCAAACATTCCATCTCGTACTACGTCGAGAACGGCTTTTCGAACCTGCCACGCGGCACGTTCATTCAATTGGAAAAGCAAGCGAAGGAATACATCATGCGCAACCTCAAGCAGATGAGTCGTAATCGGAGAGCGTTAATCCAGAAGCTGCAAACGTTCCAGCAAGACACCGGCCTGCCGCTGACCTTGGCTCATTTTGTAGAGCATCACGGGATGACACTCTATGAATTGTATGGTGGACGTACGGGGAGAAGGTATTTCCGGGGTATGCTGGCCGAAGCCGGACTGACAGAGCCAATCGAGAGTGAGCAAGATGAGTACATCCGCAGACTACCGTCTGTGCTGACGATCAATTCCCGAAGCTGGCTAACGTTCCTGATTGACTACATTGAAAAAGGGAAAGAACCGACCACCGCCGATGAACAGCGCATGTTGATCATGTTCTATTATACCTTCCACCGGGCTGCGCCTGAGAAATTAGGATTGAGCAGCATCGAAGAGGGTGTAAAGCGTGTGCTGTCTTGTGAGGCATTCCGAGCAGAGCTTGTGGATATTTTCAAATATAATCTGGCTCATCTGCGATTTGTGGATAAAAGCAATTCGTTCCCGTACACTTGTCCACTGGATATCCACTGTATGTACTCCATGGACCAAGTGCTTGCCGCCTTCGGTTATTGGAATGCCCAGCAATCACCCGCCTTCCGTGAAGGGGTGAAGTATTTTGCCGATGAACAGACCGATATCTTCTTCATTACATTGAACAAATCGGACAAAGATTTCTCACCATCTACGCTGTATGAGGACTATGCGATCAATGAGCGATTATTCCACTGGCAGACACAGAGCCGGGTGTCGGAGCATACGGCTACCGCGCAGCGGTATATTCATCATCGAGAGACGGGCAACCGGATTGCCTTGTTCGTGCGGGAGTATAAGGAGGAGCATGGCTATACGTCTCCATTTGTCTTCCTGGGCGAAGCAGATTATGTAAGTCATGAGGGGAATAAGCCGATGAGCTTTGTATGGCGGTTACGGGAAGAGATGCCTGCGAAGATGGTGGCGGTGGCGAACAAGTGTATTGTTTGA